One Betta splendens chromosome 8, fBetSpl5.4, whole genome shotgun sequence DNA segment encodes these proteins:
- the LOC114860916 gene encoding uncharacterized protein LOC114860916 → MSKSMERDLRIVLLGKTGVGKSASGNTILGKKSFTEDISSVSRTDKWKKETTEFEGKTLTVTDTPGLLHTSKDRKELVKEIVETTLKIQPGPHVLLLVLRLGSFSREDKKVLETFQKVFTDAKPYTIVLFTNGGQHEAKEFMDRNPRSNEIRKALPLAHPGPHVFLIVLDLQRFTQECQEMVEKIWKSFGEDAAQFAVALFTHEDELKKRGKPIKKFIGESTELNNFVSKCKGGFYTVDNNNQDPAEATNLLQFINNVVNKNGGKAYTQEMLEKAMRNSGIRKKIALSVSGTAMAGAGVGGIATYFSGSTIGVPIGAAAGGAVGGVMGGVGIVAAQHIKANNCVIQ, encoded by the exons AGTCAATGGAACGGGACCTGAGGATTGTTCTCTTGGGAAAGACTGGTGTTGGAAAGAGTGCATCAGGAAACACCATTCTTGGAAAAAAGAGTTTCACCGAAGACATATCTTCTGTATCAAGAACAGACAAAtggaaaaaggaaacaacagagTTTGAAGGAAAAACTCTGACCGTCACAGATACTCCGGGCTTGCTTCACACCAGCAAAGATCGAAAGGAGTTGGTCAAGGAGATTGTGGAAACCACCTTGAAAATTCAACCTGGTCCCCATGTGCTTCTATTGGTCCTAAGGCTGGGCTCATTCTCAAGAGAAGATAAAAAAGTGCTGGAGACATTTCAGAAGGTCTTCACAGATGCAAAACCTTACACCATTGTCTTGTTCACCAATGGGGGCCAACATGAGGCTAAAGAGTTCATGGATAGGAATCCGA GAAGTAATGAAATCAGGAAAGCGCTCCCACTTGCTCATCCAGGTCCTCACGTGTTCCTGATTGTGTTGGATCTTCAGCGCTTTACACAAGAATGCCAGGAAATGGTGGAAAAGATTTGGAAATCTTTTGGTGAAGATGCAGCCCAGTTTGCTGTGGCTTTGTTCACCCATGAAGACGAGctgaaaaaaaggggaaaaccCATTAAGAAGTTCATTGGCGAGTCAACAGAACTGAATAACTTTGTCTCTAAGTGCAAAGGTGGGTTCTACACTGTTGATAACAACAACCAGGATCCAGCTGAAGCCACTAATCTTCTTCAGTTCATTAACAATGTGGTCAACAAAAATGGAGGAAAGGCTTACACCCAGGAAATGCTGGAAAAGGCAATGAGGAATTCTGGAATAAGGAAAAAAATTGCACTCTCTGTAAGTGGGACTGCTATGGCTGGAGCAGGTGTTGGAGGCATAGCGACATACTTTTCTGGGAGCACAATTGGAGTTCCAataggagctgcagcagggggTGCAGTCGGGGGTGTAATGGGAGGGGTGGGCATCGTCGCAGCACAACATATCAAGGCAAATAACTGTGTTATACAATGA